Below is a window of Halarcobacter anaerophilus DNA.
TACAAAACTTTGAGGTGCATTTAAAACAACTTCTGCATACAAACATATTTGAAAAAGAAAAAAAAGAAAAATAGACTTAAATAATTTCATTAAAATGCCAATGTCCCTTCAATTGAAAAGTTTGCTTTTGAATCAAGTTCTGCATGAGATAAAACGGCAATTTGCAGACCGAATTTTTCATAAATTTCAGAAACTCTTTTTCTTAAAAGAGGGTCAACAACCATTGCAACTTTTGTAAATCCTTTTGCTTCTATTTGCTCCAAAAGCTCTCTTGTTTTTGTAACTAGATTATTAATTTCGGCAATTGAAAGCATAAGCTGAGATACTCCGTGCTGTTCTTGAAGTTTTCCTATAAACTGCTGTTCTATATCCGGTTTTATCGTAATAATATGTAAAATATTATCATTATCTTTAAATCTTTCCGTAATAAGTCTGTACAGTTTGCTTCTTACATGTTCCAATAAAACATCGGGAGCTTTTGTAAATTCAGCTATATCCGCAATTGCTTCTACAATTGTCAACATATCGATAATCGGTATTTTTTCATGAAGAAGATCTTTGCAAACTTTAAGTAAAGAGCCGTAAGAAGTAACTTTCATAGCCTCTTCAACAACAATAGGAAAATCTTTTTTAAGCCCTTCTATAATATCTACGATATCTTGTCTTGTAATAATATCTTCTGCATGTTTTTTTATTAATTCAGATAAATGAGTCGAAATAATAGTAGGAGCATCAACAACGGTAAAACCTTTCATCAAAGCATCTTCTTTTTGTTTTGGATCAATCCAGGTTGCATCAAGATTAAAAACAGGTTCTTTAACTCTTATACCCTTTAATTTTTCATTTGGAACTCCACCCATAGCAAGAAGTTTATTAGTTTCTACTCTTCCTTTTGCAAGGGGAATTCTTTTTAAATATAGTTGATATTCATTCGGAGATAAATTTGAATCATCGGAAATTCTAATCTGAGGTATGATAAAGCCCAATTCAGCTGCTATTGATTTTCTAATACCTCTTATTTTATCCAATAATTCCGAATCTCCTTGTACAAGCTGCAGAAGTCTGATTCCTAGTTTAAGTTCAAGAACTTCAAGCTTCATAAGATTTTCTATAGTTTTTTTATCATCTGTTGAGGCAGCTTTTCTTTTTTTATCTTTTATATCTTTTACATCACCGGAAGGTTCAATTTTTCCTTTTTTCTCTTTTCCTGCAGAAAATAGTCTGGTAAGAGCATTATCCCTGCCCTCTTCTATCATATAGATTGTATAACCTATCAATACCATCAAAAGTCCCATAAGAATCAATATTCCAGTAGGAAATCCCGGTACAAAAGCAAAAAGAATCATACCTATACCTACAAGAATCAAGGATTTTGAATCTTTTACTAATTGGGCAACCGATTGATTTGCAAATTTATCTTCATCCATATTTGAACGAGTAATAATAATTGCCGTTGCAGTAGATAAAATAAGTGCAGGAAGTTGGGCAACGAGTCCATCTCCGATTGTTAAAATCGTGTATATCTGACCGCTTTGAGCAACTGTCATATCATGTTGAAAAAGTCCAATCAACAATCCACCGATTAGATTAACCAAAGTAATAATAATACCCGCAACGGCATCACCTTTTAC
It encodes the following:
- the flhA gene encoding flagellar biosynthesis protein FlhA — encoded protein: MNLKRFLSKDLFVVALFVAILMIIIIPLPKGALDFFLVISLSLSLLILLISLYIQRPSDLTTFPTIILILALFRLSLNIATTRSILSEGHNGPEAVSSIISAFGEFVVGGNMVIGIIVFIILVLINFMVVTKGATRVAEVTARFTLDSMPGKQMAIDADLNAGFIDDKQAQKRRKELITEANFYGAMDGSSKFVKGDAVAGIIITLVNLIGGLLIGLFQHDMTVAQSGQIYTILTIGDGLVAQLPALILSTATAIIITRSNMDEDKFANQSVAQLVKDSKSLILVGIGMILFAFVPGFPTGILILMGLLMVLIGYTIYMIEEGRDNALTRLFSAGKEKKGKIEPSGDVKDIKDKKRKAASTDDKKTIENLMKLEVLELKLGIRLLQLVQGDSELLDKIRGIRKSIAAELGFIIPQIRISDDSNLSPNEYQLYLKRIPLAKGRVETNKLLAMGGVPNEKLKGIRVKEPVFNLDATWIDPKQKEDALMKGFTVVDAPTIISTHLSELIKKHAEDIITRQDIVDIIEGLKKDFPIVVEEAMKVTSYGSLLKVCKDLLHEKIPIIDMLTIVEAIADIAEFTKAPDVLLEHVRSKLYRLITERFKDNDNILHIITIKPDIEQQFIGKLQEQHGVSQLMLSIAEINNLVTKTRELLEQIEAKGFTKVAMVVDPLLRKRVSEIYEKFGLQIAVLSHAELDSKANFSIEGTLAF